The following nucleotide sequence is from Rhizoctonia solani chromosome 15, complete sequence.
CATGATTGATTGTTGGCTCCCACATGTCAGTTTGGTTCCATACTCCCTCCGCTGAAAGTTCTGGAGTGAATGGACTTGAAGAAAAACATAACGCGATTAGCTTGATCCAAAAATTCAGCGTCGCAATCAAGCAACATCTCCGTGAACCCCCGCGCAAGCAAGACAAAGTAGTAGAGCAACTTGTTGAGTCTTTGCTCCTTCATAGTATTGTAAACTGTATCCTCAATGGTAGCAGATTTCCTACCAGGACAGGAGTACTGGCGAAAGGAAACACGCAGATAAGAGTGGCGAGCCTACTGCGGGGAGTACTACACCTTCAATCGGTGACGCCGTGATCGCATTTGAGTTGCCCAAATCTCAAGGCGCGAATGATTTGCACGATGAAGAAAAGCCGGTCGATCGTGGCTCACAAGGTCAAATGTCCGGGTTAAGAGATGGGTCCGGTGTACCAAGACTCAGCGTTCCTCTTGAAATTACTTTTCATTTGGTGGGCATTTATATAAAGGTGGACTTGAATAAACTTGAAGACTCCAATTATTAGAGCTCTTACATTTCGATGCTTCAAAAGCAAGAAAATAATGCACAAAACACAAGTAACTTAGTATTTTCTCTCTTGTATCTAAATCCAATCGCTGACATACTTGAAGACATTCTACTTAACACATTAAACGAACTTGTCAAGTCATTCACGGACCTTGAAAAAGTATCGGCTGATCAGATTCCGTTCTCGTGAGTACATACACTGTGACTTGTCGAGCTTTGTAACTGACGGACGCTCTCTATCTCGCTTGATCAGATATCGATCTCAACTTTGGGGCTGTACTTTCCTCTATATATTTTTCCTGGTGCGCTGAGCCTGTGTCAGAGTGAGAGTTATGGGGATACTTAGCTTGTGCTTTATATAGCCTTTCCAGCTATGGAGATCGCTGCGGTACATCACTATCCCGGGAACTTTCCTTGCCGTACGTGTTGGTGCGCTACCTCCCAGAATCTATTACTGAGCATTTCCACTAGGCAATAATATTCTGGGACTTCTTTCCGCAGGAGAGGAAATCGAAAGTAAGTGGTTGAAGCTAGCTTGCCAGTGAATATGTCACTAATGAATACATTCGTGCCGAGTAGACCCTTTTGGTGAGGCCCAGCAACTGGGTATATTCTAGGTGTATGCGATTGCTAATATTTCGCACGTACTTACCCGCCACCCTCAATAGATGATGATCGGGTGAGTTAAAGCTTCCAATCAGCTATTTGACCCTACTCACGTTTCATATTAAATAGAACGACTTGGACATGAAAACGTTTTGCGACGATCTCAAGGGAGAACTTGACCTATTCTTGAACGGTCAGATACCGGCCCCTGATCCGGAAGAGTGGAAAGTTCCGATCGACGGGATCTCTCAGCGTCTGAAAGACAAGGAACAGGAGCATTCGAATTCCTAGTTGAATGGGTGTTGGATGAACATTTGAGTACCGAGGGGTTAGTGAAAAGGGCTCGAGTGACACGGCAATGATTGGGAAAAAATGCACAAGTAGCGATGGGGCTATGTTTTCAAGTCGGAATTATAAGATCATGATTAGGCATATGTATATTTGCATCACTCTGAGCGCGCGGTCCCAAGTCGAGTATACAAAACGATAGATGTAGTTGACTCTGAAAGGATATGAGATGATAGGGCTCAAGCGGTGCATATCGTCTCATCAGCGATTAAAACCAAAGATAGATACTGTGCAACTTTGGGTCCCTAGATGCAAGCCCGCTTGGCAGGTTTGAGTTTCAAAGTACAAAAGTGACAAAAGGCTCGGTGACTGGTAATAGTCTCGTGGCTAATTATATTTAACAATACCATTCAGCAGAGAGCCACCGTCAAATGCTTACGAATGTTTGCAGTGGTCCTGCGCTTATAGAAGCATAGCCACCTGATCGTGAGCCACGAGAAAAGTTACCGAGTCGAGCGTGACAACTTGTAAGCGCCCAAGTTGTTTTCATCACGTGGGACCAAACGTTACGCGCTCTCTCTTGTCTCCTTTGCCTCGCCTCTCACAAACATAAGCGTCACAGGGCCAGGAGTGGGTGGCCGTGTCGCTGGAAGATATCCGAATCTCGCTTGCTGGGATCACTAATGTGAGTTGAATGAAATAGGCAGTAGTAGAGTATGAGCTAATGAGGAAAGTAGTAAAATGGAGGTGTCATACTGGGATAACCTGAATGCATTCCTTGCCAAGGCTCTGCGTGAACCGACAAGGCAACTGGAACAAGAACTATACTACAAGCTTGAAGATGCAAAACCCCGCTTCCTGGCGCTATTGGATGTGCCACCACGGAACTCGGGGGAAGAGGCAGAACTCAAGAGTGGTATGTCCTATTTATTTCTGCTTGTATCTCCTCATTGTTCCCTAGGCAAAGCAACGATCAGCGGTGTACAAAAAACATACAATAATGACTTTGTTCAAGTCGCTCTCTTTCTCGCTCAGCAACTCGACTGCTCCGAGCGCCATGTCGCTGGCATACTAGACCATGTCTTATCTGATGATCCCGTGGAGAGTGCGTTACGAGCTGTCCAGCAGTTCTACGAGAGCAGACAGAATGTTCTCTCTACTCTTCAGCTCATACTCGACAGCGCCATGGGCATGAACATGGTTGAGCCCACTATACGCACGAGACTCGTCGACTATGTCATTGGCCTAGCCTCGACTGGAACATTGGCCGAGAAGATTCTCAAGCAGATCGACACGAGTGGTGCTCTCATGCAGCGCCAGATGGCCAACCAGCGGAATGCGGGATCTACAACTGCCATTGGTATGTTGGCTATTGTCATTTCGACCCGTGCTAATGTGTTTGCAGGAACCGGCTTTTCGGCTGATCTCTATGCCCAAGTCGTCTCGGCTCTCCAATCCGAACGGCAGCAACTGGGTAATTTGCTGTTTGTGCTTGCAGGCTCGGGCGAACTGCGAGGCTCAGAAGTCGCCAAGATGGTTTCGTGGATATCCACTGTCTCACCAGATGAACCTATCATGGTCTATGTTCTCGCCGCGTGCCTCGCCGCTTTCGATGCTTCCTCACAGGTCGCTTCGGAAACTTCGTTCGTCAATCTCATCAAAACCGAACTCGCCAAACCCACATGGAAGATCCCCGAAACAAAAGCAGTCCTGACTATCAAGTGGTGTCTCTTTCTCATCGAAGCCTCCAATGGCGACGGACGCACTACCGACGCATACTCGGAATCCGATATCGAAAAACTTGTTACCGACTCGGTCCGTGCCGACGCCTTCCGCTACTTATCTGTGCTCCTCCACTCCTCGAGACCCCTGGACGCTGTGTCTCAAGATACGCTCGAGCTTGAATACGACCCTCTCCCTACTCCTACACCCGTCGATGGCCTTTTCTACAAATACTTGTTGAAGCAGGTCGAAATATTTTTGATCGCATTTGTCACCAGTCTCTCTCCAGTCCTCCGAAGAATGCGCCACGCAGATGAAGATACCAGCTCTCTCGCCGCATCTCGCTCCCAAGCCCCCCAAGCCAGCCCACATCCGTCACGCCTGGCCGACTTTTTCGTTCTCATAGCTCTTGTTTATTCTGATCAATCTCCGGACGAGGGTCTCAAGTGGTGGGATGACCGGCTGTACTCTTTCCTTCGATGGAGTGCCGAAGCCCGTGTCCCCTCATTGCTTAAACCACTATACAACATGTTTGGCTCTCTGGCACGCGGACAGAGCTGCGCAACCTATGCCTACAACTTTTTGTCTACCAACGGCGGACAGCGGGCTGGAACTACGGGCTGGTGCTCCTGGGCTGGTCTGTTTGGATCTCTCGACTGGTTGCTCACGTCTGTTCCAGACCAACGAACTGTGGACTCGGCGCTCGGAGGACGAGAACGCCAACCTCTGCCCGTTGATCCTGAGGAAATTCGCTCGATCATGGCCTTTCTCAGGGTACTCAGAGTCGTAGCTCGATATTCGACAGCAGCTCGAGCGGCCCTTCTCGAAAACACACAATACAGGGCCGTGGCGGTCATGCTCGACCTCGTCCGTTCTCCCGTCGCCTTGGAACTCAAGGGCAAACTGTTCGACACTTTGGCAGCCTTTTGCGATGGGCCAGAACTGGGAGGTGAAGTCGCCCGATTGATGTGGGTCAGCCTGGAGCGATACGAAGTGTTGCCTGTGCGGTCCACAACCACGATGACGACCGGCGGGTGGAAGAAGAGTCGAGGTGTCCCTGCTGAACTGGAAGAAATCGAGGCCCCCGCGCGGACATACCCCGCCACACTATCCTTCCTCCATCTCCTCAATGCGCTAGTCCCCTTCCCACCCGACAACCTCGGCTCGGGCCACCGTGTGGTCGGAACTGGCCCGTACGTCAAGTTTGTGGTCGAGGACGTGCTGCTCAAGATCGACGCTCGTGAATACGCAGATCCGAGCGAGCGATGGAAGGTCACCGATGCCGCCCTCGAGTTTGTTCAACGCAGCTTGGACGGGTTTGATTTGGCTACGTTGGCCATTGGGGGTCAGGACGCTGTTCAAAAATTAGTGCAACACCCTGGGTTTGGCGTCTTGCTCCGTGTACTTGTCGACTCCGCAACCCGAGACGTCTTGTTTGGTATACTCGCTCTATCCGAATCGAACCAGGACCCGTACTTCGTTTCGTCCCTCGTGAGGACGTTGAGGATCATCTCTCGCACGCTGGAGATTCAAGACTTGTTTATTGATTTGCTCATACCCTCTGCTCGTGCACTTTCGCTGGATGTGGATATCCCCGCGGTCGTCTCGACTGCCGACCAAATACTCCTGTGGCGCCCCGAAAGCGTCGTTCATATTGCCGGACTGGTCAACTACCGCCTATCACGCGAGGTCGTCCTTCTCTCTGTCAAACTCACGACCAAGCTCTCCCAGTCAACCTACTTCAACTCGATGGAAACCAGTGCGCTGTTCCCGCACCGCGTGAGCCGGTTGTTGGGTATCCTCGGAGACGCGCCCACCGACGGATACGTGCGCGGGCTCAGGCTCGAGCCGGGCGAAGAGCAGCAGTCGGTGGAGGACCAAGTGCGGGATGCGATAATCGATTTCTTGCTGGTGAATACGCTCCCCACGTCCCCCTCACCCAACTTTGCGCATCTCCTGCTTGGCTTCGACGTCAGTCACTCAACTACGGGCGGTGCGATGCCGATTCATGATTCACGTGCGATCGGAGCAAGGGAGACTTGTCTCGGTGTAGTGCTCGATATGGTCGGCGAAGGGATTCCACGACTCGATCGAAAAAAGACCAGAGCGGGGAAAACGGTGCAAGACCCGCTATTCGAGCGGCACCCCGTGTTTGCTGAAAAGTGCTACCGGCTCATCCACCAACTGTGCACCCACTCGCTCACGTTCGGGACCACGATCCGCTACCTCCGGACCCACGAAGACTTTTTCGCGCGTCAGCTGAGCGTCGTCTCGATGCGCCCACCGAGCGGGGACGAACCCGACGGCACGATCCGACTAGTCGACAACTCGTCGTCGCGACGAGCTGCTTAGCCCTGGCTGCGTTTTTGAGGCTCCGAAGTTGGGTCCTCGACTTGGTCTCGCTCGAGTTGCATATCATGTCCGGCGTTGAACAGGACCCGCGCGCCTCGCGAATCTTGTCCATCTTGTTCCAAAAGCCGTCGGCTGGCTCAGGGCCGGGGACTGAAAACGCGCTGACTATTTTCGAAGAAGCGATGAATGTGCCTGCGCCCGGACAGGGCCTCATGCGTGTGCTCGAGCTCTTGGAGTCGCTCGCGTTCCATTGGACAGACGCCAAGGCGATCGAGCCCGTTCAGCTTTCATTATTTGCCGACCTCAATTTCGACTCGTGTTTGCGTCCGGACCCGACGGGATGCTATGTCGTGGACGCCACTGCGCTCTTGAATCTCCTCACCCAACATAAACGAAATCTTCAAAACAAGGGTACTTGCCCACGCCCGAACACCACGCGCAGCTCAAGGCCGAGATGCGGTACTTGCTCGAGTGTTGTGCGCTGGAGAACAATCGACGGTTGATCGCCCATGCACGCGCGGCGGGGTACGAATCGTGGACCCGGTTGTGCAATGTGGCCTTGACGAGGTGTTTCGATTCCCTCCCGGACGAACATAGAGAGATGATCCTATTCGACGTTGTCCAAGCTTTACCGCCCGTCATCCTCTCAGCCGCCGAACCCGAAACGGCCATTTACTTATGCGAAACGCTGCTTTCCCTAGTTGCTAAACTCCGAGACGACCGGCACCACCAAGTTGTTCTTCAGTCGATTGTGGATGACCCAGTCGCTGCTACGTTACCCCCCGAGCGATTGAACGCGCTGTTGGGTGCGATTATGGACTGTGTTCTCCAGCCTGGGACGACGGAGCGTCAGAGAGGAAACTTGTACAGCGCGATGGTGCATTACGTCCAACTTGCGTTCTCGGCTGAAGAGAGAAGTTCACGAGAACACTCCAAGCTCGGTCAATCGCAATCAAAACTCGCCCAATCCCAGTCTAAACTCGCCCAATCCCGACTGGACACATCAGCCGCCAACGCCGTCGTCCTCTTTGGCTCGTCTCCGAACCCGACGACGGGCCGACGCTCGGGGCTCGAATCCAGCACGCTTCTGGTGCTCAACAAGTTTGTCGACCGACTCGTCCCGCTTGTCTGCCGAGACGCCATCGACGGGTCCGACGTTTGGAAAACGATCGCGTTTACGTTTTTGGAGTCGCTGGTCagggtgtcgaggatggaaaAGGCGCATCGGGTGTTGGGGATCATGTCCCGTCAAGGATTCTTGGCTCATTTCGTGCAGAGCGTGGCGGAGAGCGAGGACCAGATTTTGGCTGTTCTAAAGCCTGATCCAGGTGCGATTTCCTCTTTCCCTTTAATGAAAATGTGCTAACTTTTGGTTTATTGTCGGTGGTATTAGAGAGTTTGAATGCGTTGTATGTGTACGAGGCCAAGATGTCCTTGCTTATCAAGATTGCGCAAACGAGACAGGGGGCGGACCGGTTACAGGACGCAAGGGTGCTTAGCGTCTTGTCCCAGTGCGACTTTTTGGATGCCAGGCCCGAAAAGGATGTTGATTTCCGAAGTGAGTGCGAGTTGGAGAACGGCGAATGGGTACTAACTGTGGCAATAGATCTAGAATCATTCCTCCCCTCTGCACTTGAAAGGTACCACCAATTCTTGTACCGGCTCTCGAAATCGCAACGAGCGTAGTATCCACGATTGGCTCCGACTCGCCGAATGTGGCCAAGCAGGTGGGCCATTATTGATTAATCCTTTTTCAGGTTTGGTTGCTGACGACAAGCAGGCACTTAATTTCATTCTTGCGCACCGAGAAACGTGCTTGATGTTGTTCACGACCGAGGAGACTTATCTCCCTCTAGCAAGTGTTCGAGAGTTGCATTTGTTCGTGGCATTGTGCGCTTTGGTAGCACCTCATGTGGATTCTAAAGATTTGGTGGGTTTCCTAATTGTTTCTCAGAGTGTCATTGTCTAATTATGGACCAGAATGATGCTCGTTCGTTCGGCCAAGTTCATGCTGCTGTGCTCGAGCTCGCTTCTCGTATTTTGAGCCAAGGAGGCTGGAGAATGAATGTTGTGCCCGTGACAGAGTCGGAGATGATCGATGCGAACCGAAAAGCCAAGGGTAAGTCGATAAATTTAAGACACTTGAAGCATCGACTGATCGATTTGGCAGGCATTGCGCACAGTAAAATGTCTGTGTTTGATCGACGAGCTCGAGAAGCGACGGATTACCTTCACAAGTGGATCTTGGTCTATTTATCTGCTATTAGCGAGAGGTCTATTGGTACGTGTTTTTGCATACTCTTTCAGAACTTGGCTTATGGAGATGTTTTAGGCACCACCGAATCGTTCCACCCTGTGCTGACTGCTGTTGCATCGACCGCACGTGAACCAGCCGCCATTGCCACCGGCAAACCATACCTTGCCGACGCGATCGCTGCTCTAAAAGCCAGTGTAGCCCGTTTATCATCGTTATTGGCCGAGCTCAAAGAGATACCAACCCAAACTGGGAGACTGAGCTTGGATGAGGTTGATGAGGTAAGCTTTTGGACTTTCTAAATTGGGTTCGGTATTAATCTCGGCACGAGTAGATTGTCCAAGCTGCCCAAGTCTCATTCTTCGACGATCTTGACATTCCACAACGGCGTGCATTTGCTGCACGCGAATTGGCCCTTGCGGCGGATGGATATCAGAGTGAAGTGAGGTCCATCTTGCGTATGTTCCCAATCTCTTATTTGTTGGAGTGACTACTAAACAATTTTTTACAGATACCATCGAAATACTGCTACTTCTTTTGTGGCGGCACCTCAAACATTTCCTTTCCCCCAATAACCCAAGTGCAGAAGACGCCGGCTCGTTTATGCGCAGTGTGAGCGCACCTATGCGCAGACCGGCCGTGATAGAACATCTACGCGCCGATGCAGAAGTCGCAATTCGGGAGATCACACTCGAATTGGATGAGATTCAAGTGGTACGTTTTACACTCAAGGCCCCACTATGTGCAACTAACTCAATATCATTTAGCCCAAGGATGTCCTCGGAGCTACTGCTGATGCCGGCGCACGAGAATCCTACGTACACGTCTTGACACGGATGTTACGGACCGTGACTACGTTGGGTGGGCAGGACATGGATGAGGAGGATGACTAGATAGGAAGCATTTATTTCTGAGGCTTACCAAAATAGTTTTGTAATGTTTATTGCTTGTTGTGTTAACGATTTTATCGGCAATATGAGACATAATTTCGGGGTCTCCGTTTTCTCAAGGCGTGGACTACTATGTGATGCAAGTGTACTTCAAATGGATAAAAATAATTGCAAGAGGAAACATTGACTGGCTTGGATCATCCAAGGCCCTTCAGTAGTTTAACGACCATTTCCATTGTTTCACAGTGGGTGGTCTTTCGTGCTCCACTACTTCGATTACTTAGCATCGTAATCCAGTGACGGCTGGCTACTTCGTTCAATCATACGCAGTAAATGTATGATATCCTCTTGGGGCACCCCCTACCACTCTAAATGTCGTGATGTGGCTGAAGACCCTACCTGTTCTAATTATCGATGGTTATCACTCAAAAAGCCTTTGGCTCCGCACAATGCCTTGCGATCTCATGCCAAAAAGGTATGCCTTCGTGTCTAAAAATCGAATCCGATTCACAAACTCATACTCACGGCAGTGCTTAAAGAGATCAGAGTCATCGAATTCACCATGCATAGGGGGATGGTATCTCACAGGGAGAAGTATAAGTGGAAATCTTGTCCTTCCAGTGTGATTCAGTCGCGAGTTGGATTGAGGTTTTGAGATCACCCGTTCGGCATACATCCGAGTGCAGAAAAATGGCCCGCGATTATTCAGTCGACTGCAGAAATTCCGTGAAATCGTCATCTTTTCCGTGCCCACGGGCCAGTTAACCAGCATAGCGAACTGCCTTACGAGTCGTAGACCCATTTGTCGGAGCTTGGTAACACCTCGGTACGCGTCCCTACCACACATGCGCGTCGGGCATTGGTTGGCAACCcccactgtggtgtgataagatcctgaaaatcagtacatcagtaaaagtttccttttttcagtaggatatggcctgaaaattacaatgttagtatgcctccctcagcatgaatcagactatggaagaattgatacctaaaatcagtatgtgttgatcttgatttcagctcaattctcacttaaacacacgcactgattttcagtattataaccttgtacagtgtcaGCGTGGCCTTACGCTCTTCACAACTGGGAAATCATGACTCGTTCAATCTACAGTTCTCGATGGTCGGATCATGGTGAACACACTATCTCACTAGTATAATATAATTTTGCTGTGCGCATATACAAGGGGATGTGGGTGGGTATGCAATCTAATTGGTACTAATGATAGCGAACGACAAAACCGGAAAACGAACGACAAAAAGAAACAAAACAAGACGAAACACCAACACTAACACATCCCACTCGTCTATCACGCATGTCTAGGTAGCGAATCAGGGAGCAGCCTGGCCCCATCATCGTTGTCCGAAAAGGTTGACATGGCTGTAGACAAGCTGATCTGACTCCGTTGCGTATTTTGGTCACTCGCGGACAGCACTCGACCCAAGCCCACGAATCCAGTTGGACGTCTGGCTGCTTCCCAAGTTTGAATTACACCACTGCTCATCGTGCTATCCCATCCCCGGAAGTGGACGTATCTTGAGTAAGTGTGCTGAGACGGTTTGGGTTGGGCGCCACACGTAGGTGAGTGTCGGGAGGAGGAAGGGGGAGAGTTTCGGAAATGTGAGCTTCAGTATGAAGAGGGTGCACCCAGTGTACACTTCTGGTGCGTTCGCAGGATACGCAGGAGGACTGGGTCCATCCTCTTCGGATGAAGTGGGGGTGGGCGAAGTCTCGACTATGAGCTGAACGCCCGCGTCTACTTCTTGCTGATAGCTCCCTGAATCTGTCCGAGGTTCACGCCTTTCCCCGCTGGCTCCTGCATCGTTGGCCCCGGGTGTCTGAACAGGCGTAGGAGCTGAATGTCCATGCGCAGAGAAATAAACAGAAGTGACGTCCGATCCTTGAGCTGAATCCTCTGACCTTCCTCGCGTCATGACTGTGGACCCCGACCGGTTGCGCGAAAGCAGATTGGGGAGACGTTGTTGCCATGCAGAAGGTGGGACGGGTGCAACATCGACGCTACTAGATCGAGCACTGGAGCGATTCCCCGATATGTTAGATCGACTCGAGCGAGCGCTAAGTAGACCGCGTGCACGAGCGAGCAAACTCGTCTGGGGGCGGAGTGTAGAATTGGGACGGTTATCCCTGTCCGAATCCGATTGCGCTGGATTCGCTACTCGAAGTGGAGAACGAGGAGGCTTGCTTGGCATGCCGCTCGGGACAGATGTGGGTGGCCCCGAGCTGGTTGTCGTCGTCAGAGGCATGGGAGACGAGTCGGCATCATCATAGTCCTGGATAACCATATCAATATCGCAAGACAGGCGAGCCGACTGAGATCGCTGTCGGAGATGCTGTTGGTGAGGGCCTCGACTGACGCCAGAGGCAGTGGCCTCAGAATGATGTGGGGGTTCTCCAGCACTCGAGGTGGTAACCCCTGAAGGTCGAGGAGGCACATCGACACTTTCTTCTTCGTCCCCTTCGTTCCCCTGCTGCTGCTCCCGGTCCTCGTCACCTTCACTGAGGCTCGCTTTTCGGTACAAGTCCCGGCTACGATGACCTGGATCACCACTACGACGACCCCATCCATCGGCCTTGCTGAATC
It contains:
- a CDS encoding structural constituent of nuclear pore protein encodes the protein MEVSYWDNLNAFLAKALREPTRQLEQELYYKLEDAKPRFLALLDVPPRNSGEEAELKSGKATISGVQKTYNNDFVQVALFLAQQLDCSERHVAGILDHVLSDDPVESALRAVQQFYESRQNVLSTLQLILDSAMGMNMVEPTIRTRLVDYVIGLASTGTLAEKILKQIDTSGALMQRQMANQRNAGSTTAIGMLAIVISTRANVFAGTGFSADLYAQVVSALQSERQQLGNLLFVLAGSGELRGSEVAKMVSWISTVSPDEPIMVYVLAACLAAFDASSQVASETSFVNLIKTELAKPTWKIPETKAVLTIKWCLFLIEASNGDGRTTDAYSESDIEKLVTDSVRADAFRYLSVLLHSSRPLDAVSQDTLELEYDPLPTPTPVDGLFYKYLLKQVEIFLIAFVTSLSPVLRRMRHADEDTSSLAASRSQAPQASPHPSRLADFFVLIALVYSDQSPDEGLKWWDDRLYSFLRWSAEARVPSLLKPLYNMFGSLARGQSCATYAYNFLSTNGGQRAGTTGWCSWAGLFGSLDWLLTSVPDQRTVDSALGGRERQPLPVDPEEIRSIMAFLRVLRVVARYSTAARAALLENTQYRAVAVMLDLVRSPVALELKGKLFDTLAAFCDGPELGGEVARLMWVSLERYEVLPVRSTTTMTTGGWKKSRGVPAELEEIEAPARTYPATLSFLHLLNALVPFPPDNLGSGHRVVGTGPYVKFVVEDVLLKIDAREYADPSERWKVTDAALEFVQRSLDGFDLATLAIGGQDAVQKLVQHPGFGVLLRVLVDSATRDVLFGILALSESNQDPYFVSSLVRTLRIISRTLEIQDLFIDLLIPSARALSLDVDIPAVVSTADQILLWRPESVVHIAGLVNYRLSREVVLLSVKLTTKLSQSTYFNSMETSALFPHRVSRLLGILGDAPTDGYVRGLRLEPGEEQQSVEDQVRDAIIDFLLVNTLPTSPSPNFAHLLLGFDVSHSTTGGAMPIHDSRAIGARETCLGVVLDMVGEGIPRLDRKKTRAGKTVQDPLFERHPVFAEKCYRLIHQLCTHSLTFGTTIRYLRTHEDFFARQLSVVSMRPPSGDEPDGTIRLVDNSSSRRAA
- a CDS encoding structural constituent of nuclear pore protein, which gives rise to MSGVEQDPRASRILSILFQKPSAGSGPGTENALTIFEEAMNVPAPGQGLMRVLELLESLAFHWTDAKAIEPVQLSLFADLNFDSCLRYLPTPEHHAQLKAEMRYLLECCALENNRRLIAHARAAGYESWTRLCNVALTRCFDSLPDEHREMILFDVVQALPPVILSAAEPETAIYLCETLLSLVAKLRDDRHHQVVLQSIVDDPVAATLPPERLNALLGAIMDCVLQPGTTERQRGNLYSAMVHYVQLAFSAEERSSREHSKLGQSQSKLAQSQSKLAQSRLDTSAANAVVLFGSSPNPTTGRRSGLESSTLLVLNKFVDRLVPLVCRDAIDGSDVWKTIAFTFLESLVRVSRMEKAHRVLGIMSRQGFLAHFVQSVAESEDQILAVLKPDPESLNALYVYEAKMSLLIKIAQTRQGADRLQDARVLSVLSQCDFLDARPEKDVDFRNLESFLPSALESIHDWLRLAECGQAGLVADDKQALNFILAHRETCLMLFTTEETYLPLASVRELHLFVALCALVAPHVDSKDLNDARSFGQVHAAVLELASRILSQGGWRMNVVPVTESEMIDANRKAKGIAHSKMSVFDRRAREATDYLHKWILVYLSAISERSIGTTESFHPVLTAVASTAREPAAIATGKPYLADAIAALKASVARLSSLLAELKEIPTQTGRLSLDEVDEIVQAAQVSFFDDLDIPQRRAFAARELALAADGYQSEVRSILHTIEILLLLLWRHLKHFLSPNNPSAEDAGSFMRSVSAPMRRPAVIEHLRADAEVAIREITLELDEIQVPKDVLGATADAGARESYVHVLTRMLRTVTTLGGQDMDEEDD
- a CDS encoding bestrophin protein, translating into MPWPFKISVLSPYNITVAILGLHSLIHWAACVSIISDKVYDLSIETTLLTVFGTILGFVISFRTSSAFERYNEGKKLLSSIAYSSRIFARIVWFHTPSAESSGVNGLEEKHNAISLIQKFSVAIKQHLREPPRKQDKVVEQLISYQDRSTGERKHADKSGEPTAGSTTPSIGDAVIAFELPKSQGANDLHDEEKPVDRGSQGQMSGLRDGSGVPRLSVPLEITFHLISISTLGLYFPLYIFPAFPAMEIAAVHHYPGNFPCRNNILGLLSAGEEIENPFGEAQQLDDDRNDLDMKTFCDDLKGELDLFLNGQIPAPDPEEWKVPIDGISQRLKDKEQEHSNS